The genomic DNA TTGGCGATCATCTGCTCGACCGATGCGCGCTGGAACCGCCGCTCATCAGCAATCAGCCGCTCGTGAGCGCGCATCGATTCACGCAACTCCCGCACCGCCTCCTTGCGGACCTTGCGCGGCACTCGGGTTTTGCCAGGGTTCTGGCGCCGCCACGCGGCGATCGCCGCGGTCGCGGCCTGACCCAACGCCCGCATCTCGCGGGTGATCTGGTCCACTTCGTTGTCAGCCATTACTGGATTCCTTCCTCTTCGATGTCCCACCGGATCTGGCGGAGACTGCTGTAGTTGGTTGGTTCAGAACGGGGGGTCGTTGCCGAAGATCGGCGCGGACACCTCGGGAATCCGGGGGCGTGGGGGCTCGTCACCGGGGGCGAACCAGGAACTCCAGATCGGCTGGTCGACCAGGGCGTCGTAGTGCTCACGCATGTGGGCGTTGAGTTCCAGCTCGACGGCGTGGATCTCGGCGCTGTAGTCCAGCCAGCCCTGGGCGCCGCTGTCGGGATAGATGAACTCCAGCGGGGTGTTGTCCAGGTCCATCAGCCGGTTCCACTCGGCGAGCAGCTCCTGCGCGCGGGCTCGGGCCACGATGGTCGCGTCGTCGGTCATCTCAGGCACCGGCCAGACGGACACGACGGACGCGGACGCGGCGGATGCGACGCAGTGCCCGGCCCATCAGCCGCAGCGCGCGGCGCAGGACACCGACCACGGCGACCGTGGCGATCGCGATCCCGCGACCGGTCTTCATCGCCGCCCGCACCAGCAGCAGCGCGGTGTCGCGCGGGCCGGGCCGACCGGCAGCGGTCCACCAGCCGAAACTGAGCCAGGCCAGCGCGTAGGCGATCAGCGGGCCGGTCATCGGCACATCGACCGGGCCGACGAGCAGCGCGGCCACGACCACCGTCGACGCGATCGCCGGCGCCCACACCCGCGCCCGGTCACGCAGCGAGTCCGCGTGCCCGATCGTCGGTTTCACCCAGGTCACCGCCTTGGGCGCGGTTGGGGTGACCGGCTGCGGCAGGGCGGCCAGCGCCTCGGCGATGCCCTTGTCGGCGGCGAATTCCTCGTCGTAGCGGGCGAGGACGAACTCCTCGCGGCTCTCGTTCGGGTCGATGCTCATTACGCGACTGCTTTCTTGACGACGGCCGGAGCGGCCGGGGTGGTGGTGGACTTGGCCAGGCCCGGCAGCGGGCGCAGAGCCGAAATATCGAGCGGGGAGACGTGGCCGAATCGGGCCTTGCCGCCGCGTACGTGGACGATGTCGCCGGGACCGAAGTCGGCGAGCACCGCCGGGGAGACGATGAAGGAGTCGTCGCTCTGGACGTTGCCCTCGTCGCCGAGCTGCCCGCCGCCGACGACCTTGCGCGAGAACGCGGCCGTCTTGCGGGTGCCGATCTTCTCGGCCAAAGCGCCGGCGTTGTTGGCGCGCATCGCGAGGATGCCGCCCGAGCAGGAATCGACGAGCCGGTGGCGCTGGTCGTCGTTGGCGCCCAACCCCATCCAGGACTGCGAGAACCACGCGCTGCCGATGTTCGCCGAGCGCAGCAGCTCGACGATGCGGGCCGCGCCGGCGTCACCGCAGACCTGCGCGAACTCGTCGCAGAACAGCTGGATCGTGCGGCCGTGATCGCGACCGGCGAGCATGGTCAGCATCGACACCAGTGCACCGAACTGCGCCTGAGCCAAAAGCGGGCTGGTGATGCCCTCCAAGCAGCAGTAGACGATGTCGTAATCGGTGAGCTCCGCAGTGCCGTCGAAGGATTCGCCCAGCTCACGGCTGATGTTCATCATCGCGGTGCGCTCGGCCATCAGGATCGGGTTCTTCTCCGATGCCGTGACCGCGGTGATCGCGTCGATCTCGTCCGGGTAGGACGCCCAGCGGCGCACCAGCTCGGCGCGGTCCATCCGTGCCAAGTACTCGAAGAAGCTGGTGGGCGGGTCCTGGCCGGCCTCCAGATCCAGGTCCGGGTTCGGTGCGTCGACGACCAGGTGCAGGACCGCCTTGCGCATGTTGATGTAGTAGGCCTCGGCCGGGTCCATGCCCTCGGTTGTCATCCCCGCACCGAGCAGGCCCTCGAACCTCGAGGACAGCTCGCGGGCGCGCTGCTCGCGCTCCTCCACCTCGTCGGGGAGCTTGCCGCCGAAGAAGCTCAGCTCCATCTCGTCGGGCCAGGACGCGAACCGCGCCGGATCGCCGCCCATCGCCACGAACGCATCCCGCACGGTCGCGGCGGTGCGGCGGGCATCGCGGGCGCCCTTGACGTCGATGATGACCGCCAGCGGGCGACCGGCCTGGTCAGAGCGCCACCACTGCTGATGACGACGCCACCCCGCCGCCCAGAAGCTGAGGATCGCGCGGACCATCATCGTGGTCTTGCCCGAGCCCGGATTACCGATCGCGACGACGTGCTCACGCATCGCCAGCCAGGTGATCCGGAACAGGCTCTCGTAGCGGCCGGTGAGCCGACCGGCCACCGAGCGGGCCGGGGCGGTGCCCGACATGCTCGCGGTGCGACCGATCACCGGGTCCGGGCCCACAGTCCCAGCGACCAGCGGCATCGCTGTCGCCGACATCCGGGTCGCGGCCGCCATCTCCCGGCGACGACGCGCCCACATCGCCCGATCGGTACGCGCCGGCGACTTGAAGCCGCGGGTATCGCGCTGGTCGAAGTACTTCGCCGACAGGAACGCCGCAGCAGCCCACCCGACCGGCACGGTCGCCACAGCCGCCGTCGCCGCACCCTGAGCAGGCATTCCGGCCGCGACCTCGGCGCAGGCCTGAGCGATATCGTCACGCACGGCAGACCAGCCGTCGATCAGCATCGCCGAACCAGGCAGCACACACGACCCGACCGCGAAGTTCCGCAGGCGGATCGGGGTCCAGGTCCACAGCCACGAACTCGCCACCGCGGCCGCGGTGACCGCAGCGACCGAGCCGCCGAGCACACCGGCCACGGCCAGGCCGTCGAGCACACCCTCAGCGGTGATCCCGGACAGGTCCGGCAGGTGGATGTCCTCGACCCACGACACCAGCGGGGAATCCGCGCCAGGAATCGGCGGGGCCGACGGGTCCACGTCGGGCACCTGGCCGACCGGCTCGGTCGGAGCGGGCGACGGCGAGGCGACCGGAGTCGGCGCGTACGGCGCGCAATCGTTGGCGGTGATCATCGGCGTGCACGAAGCAGGCGCCCTCAGGAAGTCATTCATGCTGCACCTCCAGCAGCGAAAAGCCCACGGGGCCTGTCAGTTTCGGTCTGTTTCTTGATCAGGTCATCCAACGGACGGACCCGGAACTCGGGGTCGGCGCTGGTCGGCCTCAGAACGGCTTGCGCGGCCGTCGCGACACGGGTCGCGGCCTCGGGAGTGGCGTAGTAGAGCAGCGAAGCCGCGCCGGCCGCCTTGGCGGCCTCGTAAGCGGCGCGGACCTTCGTGCGGGCATCGGCGCTGCCCTTGCGGGTCAGCTCGACCTCGATCGCGTGCAAACGGCCCAGGTCATCGGTGAAATGCCCGTCATGCAGATGCGGGCGCGCCCCACCGAAGCTGTCCGGGCGGTTCGAATGCCGCAGCACCCGCTCCGACACCCACGAGTCCTCCTCGCACGCCGTATTGCCCGCCAACGCGATCCGCACCTGAGCAGTGACTGCGAGATGGTTCGCGTTCTTCGGACCCGGCACCCAACCAGCGCAGTGGAACCCGAGCAGCGAAGTCGCCACCTCACTACTGGGCACAACCCACTGCGACCCCGGAATCGGCCGGTACACCTTCTTGCTCGGCAGCATCCCGGCCGCCTTCCACCGCGACGCCACCCGATACGCGTTCGGCTCGCTGGTACCGAGCAGCAACGCAAGCACCCACATCGGCACCGCGTACATCTCCGCGACCCACTGCAGCGCCCACATATCCCGCGGACTCAAACGAACGCTGCTCATCGCGTCACCGCCTGCGCGGGGCGCACCAATACGATCAGACTCAGAACCTCGTGCCGATTCACCCGCGGGCTGTTGGCAATTCGGTACTCGCTGAGATGTCCCTCGGTGATCCAGCGACGGATGGACGTATGCGTCACACCGAGCAGCGCGCCCGCCGCACGGAACGTCATCAGGTCATTCGGGTTCGGCAGGCTCGCTTTGCTCATCGGTCGAACCCCATCCACGCACCCCGGTCGATCCGCGGGGCGGTGACCGTGAGCTCGCTGATGTCGGCGATGACCTTGAGGTCCGGTCGCCCAGCCGGGCAGGCCTGCGCCGGGCTACGCCGCACACGGGCCGCGCCCTGGCGCTCGATCGCGGCCGCCGTGGCCAGCCGCTCCATGTCCGGGTCGTAGACGTGCATGGACTCGCGGTCGAGCAGGTCATCGAGCTGACGCCCCATCTCGGCGAGCTGCCGGTCCCGATCGGCCAGGGCCTCACGCAGACGGGCGATCTCGGCGGCCTGGTCGCCGCCGCTCTTGGCGTTGTTGCGGTTCCAGATCATCGGTCGAACCCTCCTTCCCAGATGTCTCCGCGCTCGATCTCGGCGATCTCGGCGGGCGTAAATGAATGCGGTGTCGGTGTTTTCAGCTGCTCGCCGGACATCAGCCACTGGCCGGCGCGGCGGCCCTGCGTCCGGACGGTCCGCGGCTTCGGCGCATCCACCCGGATCACGCGGCCGGTCTGACCGAGCCGACGCGCGGCCTCGGCCAGGTGCGGCAGCTCCGTGATCGGCGTCGGGATGCCCGGAGCGTGAGCCGCTTCCGGCCCTTCGGGCTGCTGAGGCACCCGCGAGGTGTGCCTGCTGACCGGACGCCGGGCCGCGCGGGTCATCGGTCGAACCCGTCCCAGCTCGGCGGCAGAAACGGCGACGGCTCCAACGCGCCCGGCGCGGCCTGCTGGTCGGTGAGGCTGGAGGCCAGATCCTCCGGGATCTCCGCATAAGCGCGGACGGCCTCGACGGCCTCGGCGGCCGTGGCGAGCTCGCCGGGCTCGTTCCCCAGGTCCAGGCTGATCACGTCCTCGCCGGTCGAATCGACACCGTCGAAGACCTGGGCGAAGTAGGTCTGCATACCGCGGTCCCAACCGATGTAGACCTCCCGCTCCGGGGCGCAGCCCTCGATCGGGGTCAGGCGAATACGGTTGCTGCTCATCGGTCGAACTCCCACTCGATTTCCGGCGCCTGGCCGTAGGCGTAGCGCCGCAGATCGTCGGCGCGGATCGCGCGCTGCGCGATGAACTGTCGGGCGCCGCCCGCCTCGGTCGTGTCTCCGACCTCGACGGCAGCGGTGTGCATGTCCTCGGCCAGATCGGCCAGCTGCATACGGGTCTGCGGGGTCATCGCTGCACTCCCGCCAAAGTCGGCGTCACACGCTGCACGTGCTGGCAATCGGTGCGCTGCACCTCGTGGACCCGACAGATGTTCGGGCTCGGCACATAGGACTGCTGATCAACCCAAGCGATCGAGCAGCCGACCACGCCGACCAGCAGCGCCAGGACGAGCAGGATGCCCTGCAACACCGGCGGCAGCGCGCCGTAAGCCCGCGAACCGGCACGCATCACCGCGTCGTCGGTCTTGACGACGGGGCCGATCATCGCCGCACTCCGTGGCGCTTGAACACCCGGTTGAACTTCACAAGTACCCAGATGAACGCCGCGAGTAGCAGCAGCTGGATCGCGCCGTTCCAGGCAACAGCCAGCGCGTAGAGCGCCAAGACTGCCATCAACAAGAGCAGGGGCTTTCTCACTGAACCCTCCCAAGGGAGATTGTGGTCATAATCTGAACTGTTCACAAAGTACCAATTGAACCGTTCAGAGTCCAGGGATTCCGTGAGAATTTCCCAGGAAATGCGCAGATACAGAGGTCACGGGCCGCTTTGACGGTCCGGACTGATACCGTCTACCTGCGATTTCGCCACTGATGATGGGGACCAGACGTCATGACTGAACAGATCAGCAGCAACGATCCGCGATCGGCACAGATCGCCCGCGAGCTGCGGAACGACATCGAGTCCGGGCGGCTCCGGCCGGGAGACAAGATGCCCACCAGCCGCGTTCTCGCGGACCAGTGGGGCGTCGGCGTCGGCACCGTGAACAAGGCCATGGACACGCTGCTGGCCGAGGGGCTAATCGTGAGCCGGGCCCGCTCCG from Nocardia higoensis includes the following:
- a CDS encoding helix-turn-helix domain-containing protein — its product is MSKASLPNPNDLMTFRAAGALLGVTHTSIRRWITEGHLSEYRIANSPRVNRHEVLSLIVLVRPAQAVTR